A DNA window from Maribellus comscasis contains the following coding sequences:
- a CDS encoding inorganic phosphate transporter, with the protein MISPLFSQLLIPFIIAMFLAVTMGGSGTAPAFSAAYGANVVRKSIIPGLFGIMVFVGAIVAGKGTATTMGKGLLAPEMMTFSTVSIILFSVAISLLIANLAGIPQSTSQATVLAVVAPALYFQELNTEKLFMEIIPTWFILPVISFFISLFLGKYIYRPMRRRGYTMSRAYNQNLKPVWDGIILIMSMYVAFSIGANNVANAAGPIASMTANELKISIDTNFTLIMILSTLIVAPSFGIGSSIFGHKVVQNTGKEIVLFGKFEAVIIAFVSSSLLLSASLIKGIPTSLVQLNVASILGIGVAKLGPKNIFKKTEVKKFFLMWIIAPTIAFLLSLLLTWLTDIYLN; encoded by the coding sequence ATGATATCGCCTTTATTCAGTCAATTGTTAATACCCTTTATCATTGCCATGTTCCTGGCTGTAACAATGGGTGGAAGCGGTACGGCACCTGCTTTTTCTGCTGCATACGGAGCAAATGTAGTACGCAAAAGTATTATTCCCGGGCTTTTTGGAATTATGGTTTTTGTGGGGGCAATTGTGGCAGGTAAAGGTACGGCCACAACAATGGGCAAGGGTTTACTTGCTCCTGAAATGATGACTTTCTCAACTGTTTCGATTATTCTTTTTTCAGTAGCAATTTCTCTGTTAATTGCCAATCTTGCCGGAATTCCCCAGTCAACAAGCCAGGCAACAGTGCTGGCGGTAGTTGCCCCTGCACTGTACTTCCAGGAGCTTAACACCGAAAAATTGTTTATGGAAATCATCCCAACCTGGTTTATTCTGCCTGTGATTTCATTCTTTATAAGCCTTTTCCTCGGAAAATATATCTACCGCCCAATGCGAAGAAGAGGATATACAATGTCGAGAGCATATAACCAAAACCTCAAACCGGTATGGGATGGTATTATTTTAATCATGTCGATGTATGTAGCATTTTCTATCGGAGCAAACAATGTAGCGAATGCAGCTGGACCGATTGCCTCAATGACAGCGAATGAATTAAAAATATCGATTGACACAAACTTTACTTTAATAATGATTTTGTCGACTTTAATTGTAGCGCCAAGTTTTGGCATCGGAAGTTCTATTTTCGGGCACAAAGTCGTTCAGAACACAGGAAAGGAAATTGTTTTATTTGGAAAATTTGAAGCCGTAATTATTGCTTTTGTATCTTCAAGTTTATTACTTTCAGCGTCATTAATTAAAGGAATTCCAACGTCGCTGGTTCAGCTCAATGTAGCTTCCATTCTGGGAATTGGAGTTGCAAAACTGGGTCCCAAAAACATATTCAAAAAAACAGAAGTAAAAAAATTCTTTTTGATGTGGATTATTGCACCAACGATAGCATTCTTGCTGTCATTGCTGCTTACGTGGTTGACCGACATTTACTTAAACTAG
- a CDS encoding M14 family metallopeptidase, producing MRRYIFLILFTAIFQSGYASGVKSKIEVPLRFDRYYNYEEVTEALKVLHNAYPEMTHLDVIGKSEEGREIYALTINNKKTGEELSKPGVYVDGNIHGNEIQAGEVCLYYANMLLTKYGENEKISKIVDRNVHYIIPVVNVDGRAHFFDDAHTMHSSRSIRVPKDDDNDGLFDEDAPNDLDGDGSITQMRIKDPYGQYKLDPDDNRILVRCKPGEKGEYSLIGSEGIDDDGDGRLNEDAEGYLDPNRNWGYDWEPPYVQRGAGNFPFSGVGLKAINEWITKRPNIIIGFAFHNNGGMWLRPPADNKTQIPAADIAAFDVIGKNAKKITPGYVYMPSVDLYPTFGDFDSHLYFIHGIFSFVGELYPDGAETYHDDETKPKKESEGSGYRGDNTEETRERLKFNDNITQGELYKDWKPYKHPVYGDIEIGGWVKMSSRLPHPFMLNELVHRNASVVLLAAENTPEISMEIIDVKEVGNNLHRVRVRLVNKNGLPSMAKESEINKTHRQDILKITGGKVVAGGKINDIRLDKVSYKEKKPEIQFLSIPSYGNVEYQFLVEGKGEIKINYESLKANNLETSVKL from the coding sequence ATGAGACGATATATATTTTTGATACTGTTCACTGCAATTTTCCAGTCAGGTTATGCCAGTGGAGTAAAAAGCAAAATTGAAGTTCCTCTACGTTTCGACAGGTACTACAATTACGAAGAAGTAACAGAAGCATTAAAAGTTTTACACAACGCCTATCCGGAAATGACACATCTGGATGTGATTGGAAAAAGTGAAGAAGGCCGCGAAATTTACGCATTGACTATCAACAACAAAAAAACAGGAGAAGAACTCAGTAAACCCGGTGTTTATGTCGATGGAAATATTCATGGAAATGAAATTCAGGCTGGAGAAGTTTGTTTGTATTATGCGAACATGTTATTAACCAAGTATGGAGAAAATGAAAAAATAAGCAAAATAGTTGACAGAAATGTACATTATATTATTCCTGTGGTAAACGTTGACGGCCGTGCACATTTTTTTGACGACGCACATACCATGCATTCAAGTCGCAGTATTCGCGTTCCCAAAGACGATGATAACGATGGACTATTTGATGAAGATGCCCCCAACGATCTAGATGGTGACGGAAGTATCACACAAATGAGAATAAAAGATCCCTACGGCCAGTACAAACTTGATCCGGACGACAACCGAATACTGGTTCGTTGCAAACCGGGTGAAAAAGGAGAATATTCGTTGATTGGGTCAGAAGGAATTGACGATGACGGAGACGGAAGATTAAACGAAGATGCCGAGGGCTATCTTGATCCAAACAGAAACTGGGGATACGACTGGGAACCTCCTTATGTACAAAGAGGTGCCGGAAATTTCCCGTTTTCCGGAGTTGGTCTGAAAGCCATCAATGAATGGATTACAAAAAGACCAAATATTATCATTGGTTTTGCCTTTCATAATAACGGCGGAATGTGGCTCCGTCCACCGGCAGACAATAAAACACAAATCCCGGCAGCCGATATTGCAGCCTTTGATGTTATCGGTAAAAATGCAAAAAAAATAACCCCCGGATATGTTTACATGCCTTCGGTTGATTTGTATCCAACTTTCGGAGATTTTGATTCCCACCTCTATTTTATTCATGGCATATTTTCATTTGTAGGTGAACTTTATCCTGATGGAGCAGAAACTTATCACGATGACGAAACCAAACCTAAAAAGGAAAGTGAAGGTTCCGGCTACAGAGGAGATAATACTGAAGAAACACGTGAACGTCTGAAATTCAACGACAATATCACACAAGGAGAACTATACAAAGATTGGAAACCCTATAAACACCCTGTTTACGGAGATATTGAAATTGGGGGTTGGGTAAAAATGAGTTCAAGACTTCCCCACCCTTTTATGCTAAACGAACTGGTTCACAGAAACGCATCGGTTGTGCTGCTGGCCGCTGAAAACACGCCGGAAATTTCGATGGAAATTATAGACGTAAAAGAAGTGGGTAATAATCTACATCGTGTTCGCGTAAGGCTAGTTAACAAAAATGGTCTACCATCGATGGCCAAAGAATCAGAAATTAATAAAACGCACCGTCAGGATATTTTGAAAATAACTGGTGGAAAAGTTGTTGCGGGTGGAAAAATTAACGATATTCGTCTGGATAAAGTGAGTTATAAAGAGAAAAAACCAGAGATTCAATTCCTTTCTATTCCAAGTTACGGGAATGTTGAATATCAATTTTTGGTTGAAGGAAAAGGCGAGATAAAAATTAACTATGAATCGTTAAAGGCAAATAACCTGGAAACGTCTGTTAAACTATAA
- a CDS encoding M14 family metallopeptidase has product MMKKLRYFCIACCLWILGMPLFAQPLISFDKYHTTTEIQQMLKKLQQSEPAKTQLHTIATSPGGTPVSVLEIGKNLEDVPAIFVGANFEGNVPISSEGALAFAKMLLDSAKYTEKIKWYIMPLPNPDAAKGYFEGIKFGRSVNDFEVNNDMDDVSNEDGPDDLNGDGIITQMRYKDLEGSFVISDKDSRIMTKADKEKGERGEYKILEEGIDNDEDGKYNEDGIGGINIGISFPHLFPFEKKEAGKWAGQSPESYEIMRFIFDRPNIAMVYTLGSSGFCIVPPKGGRKGGANLSNIKIPGRYARMLNADPQKSYTMDEVIALVKENFGGEMEITPSMIAGMLGLGAAVNPLDEDLKFYTKFSEDYKEYLKEKNFDTERLDPTPAKDGSFELWAYYHLGVPSFSMNLFTVPKVKEEKKAGEGDLSLDDVEKMSTEEFTALGEEKIDAFLKANNAPDRFSAKGISEMMSSGKFTPKQMVEMMKKMPKPKKEGELSEKDKALLAWSDSEWDGEGFVAWQSVKHPEFGEVEVGGFVPYLESTPNPEAIDSLLQIQLPWLLQLSEKIPSVLFADEKITDLGGGVYKLEIYIENKGYLSYPIAMGERNSQPAPIVITLDGEVDFLEGISRTPLGSIGGNQVKKLTWLIKTDKKPTITAKIESAVFGTDVKQIKIGG; this is encoded by the coding sequence ATGATGAAAAAACTACGCTATTTTTGTATCGCCTGTTGTTTGTGGATACTGGGGATGCCTCTTTTTGCACAACCCCTCATCTCGTTTGATAAATACCACACGACAACAGAAATTCAGCAAATGCTGAAAAAATTGCAGCAATCGGAACCGGCAAAAACCCAACTTCATACGATTGCCACCAGTCCGGGAGGAACACCAGTTTCCGTTTTAGAAATAGGAAAAAATCTGGAAGATGTTCCGGCAATTTTTGTTGGAGCTAATTTTGAAGGAAATGTGCCCATCTCTTCCGAAGGAGCGCTTGCTTTTGCAAAAATGCTGCTTGACTCTGCAAAATACACTGAAAAAATAAAATGGTATATAATGCCACTTCCTAACCCGGATGCCGCCAAAGGATATTTTGAAGGAATAAAGTTCGGGCGATCGGTAAACGATTTTGAAGTGAACAACGACATGGATGATGTAAGCAATGAAGATGGGCCGGATGACTTAAATGGCGACGGGATTATTACTCAAATGCGTTATAAGGATCTGGAAGGTTCGTTTGTTATTTCCGACAAGGATTCACGAATAATGACCAAAGCCGACAAAGAAAAAGGTGAACGCGGCGAGTACAAAATTCTGGAAGAAGGAATTGACAACGACGAAGATGGAAAATATAATGAAGATGGAATTGGCGGAATTAATATCGGAATATCATTCCCTCATCTGTTTCCTTTTGAGAAAAAAGAAGCGGGGAAATGGGCCGGACAATCACCGGAATCATATGAAATAATGCGGTTTATTTTTGATCGTCCAAACATTGCAATGGTTTATACGCTTGGAAGCTCCGGCTTTTGTATCGTTCCTCCCAAAGGCGGACGAAAAGGTGGGGCCAATCTGAGTAATATAAAAATTCCCGGCCGTTATGCCAGAATGTTAAATGCGGATCCTCAGAAATCTTATACCATGGACGAAGTGATTGCTTTGGTAAAAGAAAACTTTGGAGGAGAGATGGAAATCACCCCATCAATGATTGCAGGAATGCTTGGACTGGGTGCCGCTGTTAATCCGCTGGATGAAGATTTAAAATTTTACACCAAATTTTCAGAAGACTACAAAGAATATTTAAAAGAAAAAAACTTTGACACAGAACGACTTGACCCGACACCGGCAAAAGACGGTTCATTTGAATTGTGGGCCTATTACCACCTTGGGGTTCCTTCATTTAGTATGAATCTGTTTACTGTTCCAAAGGTAAAAGAGGAAAAGAAAGCTGGAGAAGGAGATCTTTCACTGGATGATGTTGAAAAAATGAGTACCGAAGAGTTTACCGCATTGGGAGAAGAAAAAATCGATGCTTTCTTAAAAGCAAACAACGCACCCGACAGATTTTCAGCTAAAGGTATTTCGGAAATGATGAGTTCGGGAAAATTCACACCTAAACAAATGGTGGAAATGATGAAAAAAATGCCAAAACCAAAGAAGGAAGGAGAACTTAGCGAGAAAGACAAAGCATTACTGGCCTGGTCGGACAGCGAATGGGACGGCGAAGGTTTTGTTGCATGGCAAAGTGTAAAACATCCCGAATTTGGAGAAGTTGAAGTAGGCGGTTTTGTGCCTTATTTAGAATCAACACCAAACCCCGAAGCTATCGACTCATTGCTTCAAATACAACTCCCGTGGCTACTGCAATTGTCTGAAAAAATTCCTTCTGTTTTATTTGCTGATGAAAAAATTACCGATTTAGGAGGAGGTGTTTATAAACTGGAAATATACATTGAGAATAAAGGGTATTTGTCCTACCCGATTGCAATGGGAGAAAGAAACAGTCAACCGGCACCTATTGTAATTACTCTCGACGGAGAGGTTGATTTTCTGGAAGGAATCAGCAGAACTCCGCTTGGAAGCATTGGAGGAAATCAGGTAAAAAAACTTACCTGGCTGATAAAAACAGACAAAAAACCAACCATCACTGCCAAAATTGAGTCGGCAGTTTTTGGAACGGATGTAAAACAAATTAAGATTGGAGGTTAA
- a CDS encoding ATP-binding protein gives MKPNEPLLKKLKPVFVGLIVLFILVGATVGYTRFKAGQWEKDIRARMVDYMTSKKSKLEKALYSRIYYTRGVAAYVSINPEISNDDYHELAKEYIRNDTVISSMALSKNCILNAIYPLEGHEAALGLNLLEHPERKVIVEKTIETHKTFVAGPAELVEGGIAFISYTPIFDKTSPGIEKFWGVTDIVIKMNALFNEAKLEQYDKDYVFALKGYNGTGEKGEVFWGDDTIFDENPVKVHIDLPNGTWVLAAVPEKGWKSYGDQDKVLFLLLTVSALVISILVAMFSRALIQLRQSERELKAIFASLDSLIIEFSREGKYLKVASQNRELLYLPAEELIGKSLEDIFDKERADFFKEAIKRCLDTKKLVVIEYDLEIDGEEHWFSARISYKSENSIIYNAYDITASKLKEKCVEESENQLKKMNESKDRFFSIIAHDLRSPLASQKSLVDLILQEYDNISTEERKELLVSLKESSHHVYILLENLLKWSMAQSGRIEVKPEEIDFGKRFAGVLKNFAMQAEIKNITFKNLLQPGLTVKTDANLTEVIFRNLLSNAVKFTNPGGEISITSEIEKNESGDFVKIGIRDSGIGISGGKMDLLFEPGKNHSTPGTGAEKGSGLGLILCKEFAELQGGTIQVESTLGKGSTFYLLLPLDYNCFGKDT, from the coding sequence ATGAAACCAAACGAACCTTTATTAAAAAAGTTGAAACCTGTTTTTGTGGGTCTGATTGTGCTTTTTATTTTAGTTGGCGCGACGGTCGGCTATACCCGATTTAAAGCGGGACAATGGGAGAAAGACATTCGTGCGCGAATGGTGGATTATATGACCAGCAAAAAATCGAAGCTTGAAAAAGCTTTGTACTCCAGGATTTATTATACACGCGGGGTGGCAGCTTATGTCTCTATAAATCCGGAAATTAGTAACGACGATTATCACGAACTGGCCAAAGAATATATTCGGAATGATACTGTTATCAGTTCTATGGCTCTTTCAAAAAACTGTATCTTAAACGCGATTTACCCTCTGGAAGGACATGAAGCAGCTTTGGGACTAAATTTGCTCGAACACCCGGAAAGAAAAGTTATCGTTGAAAAAACCATAGAAACACACAAAACATTTGTTGCAGGCCCGGCGGAGCTGGTTGAAGGAGGAATCGCATTTATAAGTTATACCCCCATATTTGATAAAACGAGCCCCGGTATTGAAAAATTTTGGGGAGTAACTGATATTGTTATCAAAATGAATGCTTTGTTTAATGAAGCAAAATTGGAGCAGTACGACAAAGACTATGTTTTTGCATTAAAAGGGTATAATGGGACCGGAGAAAAAGGGGAAGTATTTTGGGGTGATGATACAATCTTTGATGAAAACCCTGTAAAGGTTCATATCGATTTGCCAAACGGAACATGGGTACTGGCGGCTGTGCCGGAAAAGGGATGGAAATCATACGGGGATCAGGATAAAGTGCTTTTTCTTCTGCTAACGGTCAGTGCACTGGTCATTAGTATTTTGGTAGCCATGTTCTCACGAGCTTTAATTCAACTGAGGCAAAGCGAACGAGAATTAAAAGCTATTTTTGCTTCTCTCGATAGCTTGATTATTGAATTTAGCAGAGAAGGAAAGTATCTTAAAGTTGCTTCGCAAAACAGGGAGTTACTATACCTGCCTGCAGAAGAATTAATCGGAAAGAGTCTCGAAGATATTTTTGATAAAGAAAGGGCTGATTTTTTTAAGGAAGCTATAAAGAGATGTTTGGATACAAAAAAACTGGTTGTTATCGAATACGACCTTGAAATTGACGGGGAAGAGCATTGGTTTTCGGCAAGAATTAGTTACAAAAGCGAAAATTCTATTATTTACAATGCTTATGATATTACCGCTTCGAAGCTAAAGGAAAAGTGTGTTGAAGAATCTGAAAATCAGTTAAAAAAAATGAATGAATCAAAAGACAGGTTCTTTTCAATTATAGCTCACGATTTACGCAGCCCTTTGGCAAGCCAGAAAAGTTTGGTTGACCTTATCCTTCAGGAGTACGATAATATTTCAACAGAAGAAAGAAAAGAATTGTTGGTGAGTTTAAAAGAGTCTTCGCACCATGTTTATATCCTTTTGGAGAATTTGTTGAAATGGTCGATGGCACAATCGGGCAGGATAGAGGTAAAGCCGGAAGAAATTGATTTTGGCAAACGATTTGCCGGAGTATTGAAAAATTTCGCGATGCAGGCGGAGATAAAAAATATAACATTTAAAAATTTATTGCAGCCCGGGTTGACAGTAAAAACCGATGCAAATCTAACCGAGGTTATTTTTAGGAATCTTTTGTCGAATGCAGTAAAATTTACCAATCCGGGGGGAGAGATTTCGATTACTTCGGAAATTGAAAAGAACGAAAGCGGCGATTTTGTGAAAATAGGAATCAGGGATTCAGGAATTGGAATTTCTGGCGGGAAAATGGATTTGCTGTTTGAACCAGGCAAAAATCATTCAACACCGGGGACCGGAGCAGAGAAAGGAAGTGGATTGGGACTGATTTTGTGTAAAGAGTTTGCTGAGCTTCAGGGAGGGACTATTCAAGTAGAAAGTACACTCGGGAAGGGAAGTACATTTTACTTACTTCTTCCACTGGATTATAATTGTTTCGGGAAGGATACATGA
- a CDS encoding 5'-nucleotidase C-terminal domain-containing protein — MQQTITYTLLITCVLLLSSCKTHYSKVSYETENLTVSESLNSLDNEVVQIYLPYKSILEKDMNRVISVSETEMEKDKPESLLTNFLADLLIEEGKKEAVREGLGFQPEISFYNYFGILSNIPEGEITVEDIFELMPFENEMVFLRLTGEQIKVFLDIVASNGGDSVGGVRFKISEGKAERILVAGKPLNLNEKYWMVTNDYVANGGSSMQVFTQRLKMINTNKKIRNVIIKHLEDKQEKGEKLTAKTDGRISNE, encoded by the coding sequence ATGCAACAAACTATCACCTATACGTTGTTGATAACTTGTGTTTTACTCCTTAGTTCATGTAAAACGCATTATTCTAAAGTTTCTTATGAAACTGAAAACTTAACTGTTTCTGAAAGTTTGAACAGTCTTGACAATGAGGTTGTTCAGATATATCTTCCGTATAAAAGTATTCTTGAAAAAGATATGAACCGGGTGATTTCTGTTTCTGAAACAGAAATGGAGAAAGATAAACCTGAAAGTCTTTTAACCAATTTTCTTGCTGATTTGTTAATTGAAGAGGGTAAAAAAGAAGCTGTTCGTGAAGGATTGGGTTTTCAGCCGGAAATTTCATTTTATAATTATTTTGGGATTCTTTCCAATATTCCTGAAGGTGAAATAACAGTTGAAGATATATTTGAACTGATGCCTTTTGAAAACGAAATGGTTTTCCTCCGGTTAACGGGGGAACAGATAAAAGTATTTCTCGATATTGTTGCATCAAACGGAGGAGACAGTGTTGGAGGTGTGCGGTTTAAAATTTCAGAAGGAAAAGCTGAAAGAATTTTAGTGGCAGGAAAACCTTTGAATTTAAATGAAAAATATTGGATGGTAACCAATGATTATGTGGCCAACGGCGGAAGCAGCATGCAAGTTTTTACTCAACGGTTAAAAATGATAAACACCAATAAAAAGATTCGTAACGTGATTATTAAACATCTTGAAGATAAGCAGGAAAAAGGTGAAAAACTTACGGCAAAAACTGATGGGAGGATAAGTAATGAATAG
- a CDS encoding N-acetylmuramoyl-L-alanine amidase family protein: MTKVILVLFLVLNFHPIYIKAQTKEVIAQKGDGIYRLLTRNGLPVSDYMTAFIELNKNLLGKNNTLVAGVKYKLPDSEADDESPASSGGTFSTYSIFGKDYERVEILDNTLLGAVYYLVAGHGGPDPGAVGKYGNHSLCEDEYAYDVTLRLARRLIEHGASVYMITRDPNDGIRNDSYLKADKDERCYPNQSIPLNQVKRLRQRTDAVNNLYLKNKTAFQRMIAIHVDSRSRGENIDVFFYHDKRSDTGNKAADTLLKTFQDKYNQHQPGRGYKGSVSSRNLYVVKNTYPVAVYIELGNINHTRDQQRFIRVDNRQAVANWLAEGLITDFKTNK; the protein is encoded by the coding sequence TTGACGAAGGTAATTTTGGTGCTATTTCTGGTATTGAATTTTCACCCAATTTATATTAAGGCGCAAACAAAAGAGGTTATAGCACAAAAAGGAGATGGAATTTATCGTTTATTGACAAGAAACGGGCTTCCTGTTTCAGACTACATGACAGCATTCATCGAGTTGAATAAGAATTTATTGGGAAAGAACAACACACTCGTTGCGGGGGTAAAATACAAATTGCCCGATAGCGAGGCAGATGATGAGTCTCCGGCAAGTTCCGGAGGAACTTTTAGCACATATTCTATCTTTGGAAAAGACTACGAGAGAGTTGAAATTCTGGATAATACCCTCCTGGGAGCAGTTTATTATCTGGTTGCGGGTCATGGTGGCCCCGACCCCGGAGCAGTTGGAAAATACGGAAATCATAGTTTATGTGAAGATGAATACGCCTATGATGTAACATTACGACTTGCCAGAAGGTTGATTGAACATGGCGCTTCAGTTTATATGATAACCCGCGACCCCAACGACGGAATCAGGAATGACAGTTACCTCAAAGCAGATAAAGATGAACGTTGCTACCCCAATCAAAGCATTCCGCTTAACCAGGTAAAAAGATTAAGGCAACGCACCGATGCTGTTAATAATTTGTATCTCAAAAATAAAACGGCCTTTCAGCGGATGATTGCTATCCATGTCGATTCCAGGAGCCGTGGCGAAAATATTGATGTTTTCTTCTACCATGACAAGCGAAGCGATACCGGAAACAAAGCGGCTGACACTCTGTTAAAAACATTTCAGGATAAATACAACCAGCACCAACCAGGGAGAGGTTATAAGGGAAGCGTATCTTCAAGAAATTTATATGTGGTAAAAAACACCTATCCGGTAGCGGTTTATATAGAACTTGGAAACATTAACCATACCCGCGACCAACAGCGTTTTATCCGGGTTGACAACCGACAGGCAGTTGCAAACTGGCTTGCTGAAGGATTGATTACCGATTTCAAAACAAACAAATAA
- a CDS encoding glycoside hydrolase family protein, with protein sequence MVTRTIYLSLFVFTFFSCVEKEKIFFDSLQPVSEKSGFKMDGYWVWGGSVVKVDSTFHMFASRWPRKNKFPDDYFVESEIVHATSSSAEGPFSFQRVVIGERDSIFWDSNMAHNPTIHKIGDEFVLFYIGSDFTTLREESNRLIRRVGYATAKNINGPWKRSELPVLDEESNNPALFVENDGSVKLMYRDAELLVKIASADNFRGPYKVVNKNVWPTAKIEDFYLYRKDGKYHMICEDNVGQLTGHERWGAHLISENGIDDWQKFAPVVVYDHDIIFEEGDTLHCVRRERPQLLINNQNMTHLYNGVYDGINSWCQPVKIVPSIKVD encoded by the coding sequence ATGGTCACAAGAACTATATATTTATCCTTGTTTGTTTTTACCTTTTTTTCCTGTGTGGAAAAGGAAAAAATATTTTTTGATTCTTTGCAGCCTGTCTCTGAAAAAAGTGGTTTCAAAATGGATGGCTACTGGGTTTGGGGAGGTTCAGTTGTAAAAGTTGACTCTACATTTCATATGTTTGCCTCGCGTTGGCCCAGGAAGAATAAATTTCCGGATGATTATTTTGTCGAGTCAGAAATTGTACATGCAACATCAAGTTCAGCAGAGGGGCCTTTTAGTTTCCAGCGTGTTGTGATCGGCGAAAGAGACAGTATTTTCTGGGATTCGAATATGGCTCATAATCCAACTATTCATAAAATTGGCGACGAGTTTGTTTTGTTTTATATTGGTTCTGATTTTACGACATTGCGGGAAGAAAGTAATCGTTTAATACGCCGGGTGGGATATGCCACTGCAAAAAATATTAACGGTCCGTGGAAAAGAAGCGAGCTTCCTGTATTAGATGAAGAATCAAACAATCCTGCCTTGTTTGTAGAAAATGACGGAAGTGTAAAATTAATGTACCGGGATGCGGAATTACTGGTAAAAATTGCGAGCGCCGATAATTTTCGGGGGCCATATAAAGTTGTTAATAAAAATGTCTGGCCTACAGCAAAAATCGAAGATTTTTATCTTTACAGGAAAGATGGGAAATATCACATGATTTGCGAAGACAATGTGGGACAATTAACCGGGCATGAAAGGTGGGGAGCCCATTTAATTTCGGAAAATGGAATTGATGACTGGCAGAAATTTGCCCCGGTTGTGGTTTATGATCACGATATAATTTTTGAAGAAGGAGATACATTACACTGTGTTCGGCGGGAGCGGCCGCAATTACTAATCAACAATCAAAATATGACTCATTTATACAATGGGGTTTACGATGGAATTAACTCCTGGTGTCAACCTGTAAAAATTGTACCGTCGATAAAAGTTGATTGA
- a CDS encoding bifunctional metallophosphatase/5'-nucleotidase — translation MNRRIFLRNISAGTLGVSFGMFPKELLAGDDFVTITILHTNDLHCHIEPFSGSDEKYNGKGGMARISEFVKEQKKKNPNTLLFDAGDMFQGTPYFNYFKGELILKVMSQAGYDAGTIGNHEFDNGLEGILEPLPNATFPIICSNYDFSDTILAGKFPRFKIFDRDGIKVGVYGLGIELEGLVGKQNYGNTKFLDPVKVAVEMEQFLKQEQKCDLVVCLSHLGVMYEGEDDKICDTKLVEYTSMTDLILGGHNHSIYLEEPIVKRNKMGNEVIINQAWWGGLVIGKIDFVFERSSKKKKATFTNNQDT, via the coding sequence ATGAATAGGAGAATTTTTTTACGGAATATTTCTGCCGGGACACTTGGTGTAAGTTTTGGAATGTTTCCCAAAGAACTTTTGGCCGGCGACGATTTTGTCACAATTACAATTTTGCACACCAATGATTTACATTGCCATATCGAACCGTTTTCCGGTTCAGATGAGAAATACAATGGAAAAGGAGGAATGGCCAGAATTTCGGAATTTGTAAAAGAGCAAAAAAAGAAAAATCCTAATACGTTACTTTTCGATGCCGGAGATATGTTCCAGGGAACACCATATTTTAATTATTTTAAAGGCGAACTGATATTGAAAGTTATGAGCCAGGCCGGTTACGATGCAGGAACAATTGGAAATCATGAATTTGATAACGGACTGGAAGGTATTTTGGAACCGCTGCCCAATGCTACATTTCCTATTATATGTTCAAACTACGATTTTTCTGATACGATTCTTGCCGGTAAATTTCCACGATTTAAGATTTTTGACCGTGACGGAATCAAAGTTGGTGTTTATGGTTTAGGTATTGAATTGGAAGGGCTTGTCGGTAAACAAAACTATGGGAATACAAAATTTCTGGATCCTGTGAAAGTTGCAGTAGAAATGGAACAATTTTTAAAACAGGAACAGAAGTGCGACCTGGTGGTTTGTTTGTCTCATCTCGGGGTGATGTACGAAGGTGAGGATGATAAAATATGTGATACCAAACTGGTGGAATATACATCGATGACAGACTTGATACTTGGTGGACATAATCACAGTATTTATCTGGAAGAACCCATTGTAAAAAGGAATAAAATGGGAAACGAAGTGATTATCAACCAGGCCTGGTGGGGTGGTTTGGTAATTGGGAAAATTGATTTTGTTTTTGAGCGTTCAAGTAAAAAGAAAAAAGCAACATTTACCAACAATCAGGATACATAA